Proteins from one Podospora pseudoanserina strain CBS 124.78 chromosome 1, whole genome shotgun sequence genomic window:
- a CDS encoding hypothetical protein (EggNog:ENOG503P0KX), protein METKRTGWWSCPQEIQDMILNEVSRDRNSSIAHCAAVCRSWQQVIEKKTFARLTVTLKRLGDFSSMTKKRRHLIKNVWLSIDCAAVGRPTDFALYKTISSLLLELSKWEARGEFHLEISVRWAADSHQCFQYLQTGSDSHHREEPDRTVSPADHSEPARRLHSHCLMHLFARLYHASIRCLFPADFPSVPAVTSLLVRRQTKCEWISREGFNRLLDLLPNLRQIHYEPWRSLEGRNSVRNTRITVEGLHRATFCHNLAKVVVFGDFNEDFDECWRADRRWHRVPISSSRTNPRMASPEIGQAFAQISRPLVHLSLSFAADASDFFETCQRSWIWTRLTSLALTSNLLAPNKDPKIVNDMLEKAGIVALQMPKLDVMELWNGRRGLACVFRYQASRDRAGHNAKITWRSTWPLELEPRVCKAWAAVAVKRDKREGEFDVVKDPEILNFGEDEIRSHGDAIHHLQLVSEVMRPVSLWQIRYESRFLIDGASIGREAPCCLLNLPGRMV, encoded by the exons ATGGAGACAAAACGGACTGGCTGGTGGTCCTGCCCCCAGGAAATTCAGGATATGATCCTCAACGAGGTTTCCAGGGACAGAAACAGCTCCATCGCTCATTGTGCCGCTGTTTGTAGGAGCTGGCAACAAGTCATCGAGAAGAAAACTTTCGCCCGACTGACAGTTACCTTGAAGAGATTGGGCGACTTCAGTAGCATGACCAAAAAGCGACGGCATCTTATCAAAAACGTCTGGCTTTCCATTGACTGCGCAGCAGTTGGCCGGCCTACAGACTTTGCGCTCTACAAGACTATCAGCTCCCTGCTCCTGGAGCTTAGCAAATGGGAAGCTCGTGGGGAGTTTCACCTCGAGATCAGTGTTCGCTGGGCAGCAGACTCGCACCAGTGCTTTCAGTATCTCCAGACTGGCTCGGATTCCCACCATAGGGAAGAGCCGGACCGTACAGTTTCTCCCGCCGATCACAGCGAACCAGCTCGACGTCTTCATTCCCACTGTTTAATGCATCTATTTGCGCGGCTATATCATGCTTCGATCCGTTGTCTCTTTCCCGCAGACTTCCCTTCAGTACCAGCTGTCACTAGCCTCCTAGTGCGTCGGCAGACGAAATGCGAATGGATTAGCAGGGAAGGCTTCAatcgccttcttgatctgcTTCCTAATCTGCGGCAGATTCACTATGAGCCTTGGAGATCCCTGGAAGGCAGGAATTCAGTTCGCAACACTCGCATCACAGTAGAAG GACTGCACAGAGCTACCTTCTGCCACAATCTAGCCAAAGTCGTGGTTTTCGGTGACTTCAACGAAGACTTCGATGAGTGCTGGCGTGCGGATAGGCGATGGCACCGCGTACCTATATCGTCAAGTCGGACAAACCCTCGCATGGCATCACCAGAGATCGGACAGGCTTTTGCCCAAATCTCTCGCCCCCTCGTCCATCTTTCATTGTCATTTGCAGCAGATGCAAGTGACTTCTTCGAAACCTGTCAGCGCAGCTGGATTTGGACGAGGCTGACCTCTCTTGCGCTCACATCTAATCTCTTGGCCCCAAACAAGGACCCCAAGATAGTCAACGACATGCTTGAGAAGGCCGGCATCGTGGCGCTACAAATGCCAAAACTAGACGTCATGGAGCTGTGGAACGGCAGAAGGGGTCTCGCTTGTGTCTTCCGGTATCAAGCCTCTAGGGATCGCGCAGGCCACAACGCAAAAATCACATGGCGAAGCACCTGGCCTCTGGAGTTGGAACCCCGTGTGTGTAAGGCCTGGGCGGCAGTGGCAGTCAAACGTGACAAGCGGGAGGGAGAGTTCGACGTCGTCAAAGACCCGGAGATCCTGAattttggggaggacgagATCAGGTCACACGGGGATGCGATCCATCATTTGCAGCTTGTGAGCGAGGTGATGCGCCCGGTGTCGTTGTGGCAGATCAGGTATGAGTCGCGGTTTTTGATCGACGGGGCCAGTATTGGAAGAGAAGCTCCGTGTTGTTTGTTAAACTTGCCTGGGCGAATGGTTTGA
- a CDS encoding hypothetical protein (EggNog:ENOG503NWXM; COG:U): MAGLFKRVYDWLLRTFWATEMDVTMIGLQNAGKTSLLRVLSGGEFAIDSIPTVGFNMKRLQRGHVTLKCWDLGGQPRFRPMWERYCRNVNAIVFIVDIADVDVLPMAREELHSLMSQPSLDGIPLLVLGNKSDLPNKLTVDELIDAMDLKNIAHREVSCYGISAKEETNLEAVLQWLMKFANSKK, encoded by the exons ATGGCGGGGTTATTCAAGCGAGTGTACGACTGGCTGTTACGGACCTTCTG GGCCACCGAAATGGACGTCACCATGATCGGTCTGCAAAATGCGGGCAAAACATCTCTGCTTCGGGTGCTGTCG GGCGGAGAGTTTGCCATAGA CTCGATACCGACAGTGGGCTTCAACATGAAGCGGTTGCAACGGGGGCATGTGACGCTTAAGTGCTGGGACTTGGGTGGGCAACCCCGCTTCCGTCCAATGTGGGAGCGATATTGCCGGAATGTCAACGCTATCGTGTTCATTGTCGATATTGCCGACGTGGATGTGCTTCCCATGGCCCGCGAAGAGCTACACTCATTAATGAGTCAGCCAAGCCTGGATGGTATTCCATTGCTTGTTCTCGGAAACAAGTCAGATCTTCCAAACAAGCTCACCGTGGATGAGCTCATCGACGCCATGGATCTTAAGAACATTGCGCATCGAGAGGTGTCGTGCTATGGCATCTCGGCAAAGGAGGAAACCAATCTGGAGGCGGTTCTCCAGTGGCTGATGAAGTTTGCCAACAG CAAAAAATGA
- the RPS16 gene encoding 40S ribosomal protein S16 (EggNog:ENOG503P1RZ; COG:J) produces the protein MANEKKAVQVFGKKKNATAVARAVEGRGLIKVNGKPLKLFAPEILRAKLYEPILILGTENFAAIDIRIKVAGGGHTSQVYAVRQAIAKAVVAYYAKYIDEHTKNVLKSSLIQFDRSLLVADPRRCEPKKFGGKGARSRFQKSYR, from the exons ATGGCGAACGAAAAGAAGGCCGTCCAGGTgtttggcaagaagaagaatgccACAG CCGTCGCTCGCGCTGTGGAGGGCCGTGGCCTCATCAAGGTCAACGGCAAGCCTCTGAAGCTTTTCGCCCCCGAGATCCTCCGGGCCAAGCTCTACGAGCCCATCCTCATTCTCGGCACCGAGAACTTCGCTGCCATCGATATCAGAATCAAggtcgctggtggtggtcacaCTTCGCAGGTTTACGCTGTGCGCCAGGCT ATTGCCAAGGCTGTT GTCGCCTACTACGCCAAGTACATCGACGAGCACACCAAGAACGTCCTGAAGAGCTCCCTCATCCAGTTCGACCgcagcctcctcgtcgccgatCCCCGTCGGTGCGAGCCCAAGAAGTTCGGTGGTAAGGGTGCCCGCTCCAGATTCCAGAAGTCTTACCGTTAA
- a CDS encoding hypothetical protein (EggNog:ENOG503P6PY; COG:S), whose translation MAPLVSDQLEKRQSCPSGYYYDRGYCYRNSAWSWWGRWVFAGLAVLFVLLVFALLFRNSRRRRKQGARPLYGTGWMAPAPQYYPPPPQYTPQDQNPAPPGGYKYNGNDGYYGNPQAGSSQYGSPGPYSNQATGPYGQQEGIQLQQPEHAYHRGGDADYAPPPGPPPNAATKP comes from the exons ATGGCTCCGCTTGTCTCTGATCAGCTGGAGAAACGCCAGTC TTGTCCTTCAGGGTACTATTACGACAGGGGTTACTGCTACCGCAACAGCGCCTGGAGCTGGTGGGGACGATGGGTATTCGCAGGTCTCGCCGTTCTCTTCGTTCTTTTGGTGTTCGCGCTTCTCTT CCGTAACTCACGCCGCAGAAGAAAGCAAGGCGCCCGACCACTCTACGGCACCGGCTGGATGGCACCCGCACCGCAGTACtacccacctcctcctcagtaCACCCCTCAAGACCAGAATCCCGCTCCTCCAGGCGGGTACAAGTACAACGGGAACGATGGGTACTATGGCAATCCTCAAGCTGGAAGTAGTCAATATGGCAGCCCGGGTCCTTATAGTAACCAGGCGACGGGCCCCTACGGTCAGCAAGAGGGCATTCAGCTTCAGCAACCCGAGCATGCTTATCACCGTGGAGGTGACGCCGATtatgcccctcctcccggaCCTCCGCCCAATGCCGCCACCAAGCCTTAA
- a CDS encoding hypothetical protein (EggNog:ENOG503P319), translated as MPAVDVAMKRSVGEGFLDLLARAIRPALVRRNLEGQIGDVRATFASWDSCMAESYCKWLVIGLMILGGIIIFSVLWCIIRCACCAKSCCCSCFKCLQCCGNCCGCCDPPRGDRRQYLDEPYIPPNQGYKSQEPMHLGYDSRPTAPPVFSGGGGGGGGYAASTGVTSKPQYAEFDVSKNKPGNEDALPEMPSWEGAESKKIVLEEEEEAVEMNQLKKPEANSPNAQSPTMMNGVAAAGAIPGRGSTSPNPGSRSPYGPPGAGAQSNGYFPPGAVANDPYNQTAQSYNQPAGGYGQPGQGYGMAPGANGPGAVGIGAIGPGAMGPGASGPGRRSPGNVGGGYNTGYDNNDYGQPGYGQQGYGQQQQGVTPRQTGQGGGYDNYGDIYDSYGTGTNQPYGGAQELDAGSYGQPPSAQPAAGPQAGYGGAYGQGQRRTPGPQADAGYGNPNQRRTPGPQSDYNNGYGGSPRRTPAPQDSYGGGGYDAPAPAYGSSQDRRSPGPQQGYGRPPPNRQYSSSDSRGPQRQYSGNDVSSSSDNMGGFDFGTSYSRPSQQQIQPNSGYGRPPQAQQSSGYRQATTPVVEEQSAAYPGYKPYSPGPPN; from the exons ATGCCTGCGGTAGATGTGGCTATGAAGAGGAGTGTAGGGGAAGGGTTCTTGGACTTGCTGGCTCGCGCGATTCGTCCGGCTCTCGTGCGGAGAAATCTTGAGGGACAGATTGGAGATGTCCGGGCAACATTCGCCAGTTGGGACAGCTGCATGGCGGAATCCTATTGCAA ATGGTTAGTAATCGGGCTCATGATTCTTGGGGGTATCATCATTTTCTCAGTGCTATGGTGCATCATTCGCTGCGCGTGCTGCGCCAAATCATGTTGCTGCTCGTGCTTCAAGTGTCTCCAGTGCTGCGGTAATTGCTGCGGGTGCTGTGACCCTCCAAGGGGTGACCGAAGGCAGTATCTTGACGAGCCGTACATCCCGCCAAATCAGGGTTACAAGTCGCAGGAGCCTATGCACCTTGGGTATGACAGTCGCCCTACTGCACCCCCTGTTTTTagtggcggtggtggtggtggtggtggatatgcCGCTTCGACGGGCGTGACAAGCAAACCCCAATATGCTGAATTCGATGTCAGCAAGAACAAGCCTGGAAATGAAGATGCACTTCCCGAGATGCCGAGCTGGGAAGGTGCGGAGAGCAAGAAGATCgtgttggaagaggaggaggaggccgtgGAGATGAACCAGTTGAAGAAGCCCGAAGCCAACTCACCAAACGCGCAAAGCCCGACCATGATGAATGGAGTGGCTGCGGCGGGTGCGATACCTGGGCGTGGCTCTACGAGCCCGAACCCGGGGAGCAGAAGCCCTTACGGACCACCAGGCGCTGGAGCACAATCTAATGGATACTTCCCTCCAGGGGCTGTGGCTAACGATCCATACAACCAGACTGCGCAGAGTTACAACCAGCCAGCGGGTGGTTATGGACAGCCGGGTCAAGGGTACGGTATGGCTCCAGGTGCAAACGGACCAGGTGCAGTGGGAATAGGTGCAATTGGACCAGGCGCAATGGGGCCAGGTGCAAGCGGACCAGGACGTAGGTCTCCTGGTAACGTTGGCGGCGGGTATAATACTGGGTATGACAACAATGACTATGGACAGCCGGGCTACGGACAACAGGGCTAtggacagcaacagcaaggtGTGACACCTCGGCAGACGGGacagggtggtggatatgaCAACTATGGCGATATCTACGACAGCTACGGCACTGGGACGAATCAACCGTATGGTGGCGCTCAGGAACTGGACGCTGGCAGCTATGGGCAACCCCCCTCAGCACAACCAGCTGCTGGACCTCAGGCGGGTTATGGAGGAGCCTATGGCCAAGGCCAAAGACGGACACCTGGCCCTCAAGCCGATGCAGGGTAtggcaaccccaaccaaaGACGGACGCCCGGACCCCAGAGTGATTACAACAATGGCTATGGTGGAAGCCCAAGACGCACCCCTGCGCCTCAGGATAGctacggcggcggcggttaTGATGCTCCCGCCCCAGCATATGGCAGCAGCCAGGACAGACGGTCGCCTGGTCCCCAGCAAGGATACGgccgcccaccccccaacagACAATACTCGTCGTCTGACTCTCGCGGTCCACAACGTCAGTACTCGGGCAACGACGTGAGCTCGTCCTCCGACAACATGGGAGGGTTTGATTTCGGCACAAGCTATAGCCGTCCATCACAACAGCAGATACAACCAAACAGCGGATACGGCCGTCCTCCACAAGCACAGCAGAGCAGTGGATACAGGCAAGCGACGACTCCCGTAGTGGAGGAGCAGAGCGCGGCGTACCCGGGGTATAAGCCTTATTCACCTGGACCTCCCAATTGA
- a CDS encoding hypothetical protein (EggNog:ENOG503NWGJ; COG:S) translates to MSVFGLRLPEFHFEKESQDKSEGETDVTSLGSSTSSELSAKTERPATPRSETNSGSSVTGHCYSHRRFPSQPQNRPIHRKPVPSKSYTPCTPPNNTNAAPTTTTTTTTTSKNYTNSTGPFEPPNEPVSNVKSNDSPLQPVTNFAPSSPPRPHHNVLGSPFQPKKAPTMPVSKPPPQQAIPAIHPRLASPPRGVPDVMTTAATPAATTEPRKLQRNRSPSPEGPPPSAAANKLHANRLHPRHQSPGAAPRGRSVSAQPPTGGGPRGLSVDASRAVSNPLEFRADSQPRSSEAGGNLSPTTAAGGAAPPETKKKVRKSWLPGARSRSNSNDLGKPKGTGAWIMSPDNQVDYNVAPLFTGDKVPELWNEQGNVLVYLHPKERGLGPSFRVHDYAFSSSLILNELLVQEMMASAAMSSDFLGVDDAERRQQRPGLQSRNSGGGGGLVADGHLYLPLGNNEVDCLVAARNLFAFLTNQPLVGTPQQPTLFQALIQISEQLRQFQFTNYDGTSYGESVDGSFDMLLDQFHIADVRHSREKTIEGLVLGEHMKSWNLYNEAFSHAVGKYESLLELKLPLYNSISTVTRERLERAHLSLANRQANVQGRLENFEYPSLFAGTASSTSNPDYRIVRFKEWRAAFSRMRTFVLGYYKDLFGSWPPKARSKKNHFTQSGLNRQCLKMLYSDLCALYDLLVDRQSITPRVIDQDYYGADSKNAEGKEDKNKPSMELIPACVSALRQMLSEFEKSSPPVLPPIPFDIPKIPTMTAIYETYDNLPDKKKAKFDKGLQAHELQLIMIKSRNMDTDALGMPFLQAYKEFELKEAKGVHPHDLIDHRIGHWLFLYVTLQSLPMLVVDAPGLHYTEGVEYFLCEAPQGNPPWRAEDVGEVRKMWYQTADQKTVELSADVVLFSVEGVYMRSHCWLAGKEWEAQNKEGWVNGNGLAVPGPTAGQIGVALGGEGGGLGTDDMMVAGGLPFASPLHPPRAVFADMDPFNAGVGGGHSRRDSDGSVAAPGSSQVRARSGSPAHRARHAYRASIAMGLEPLPHVGSDAPPLPGDRTSRVPSAGSGSSSPGFTGGIYGPGGLRASRSAVNLTGQQGQQWHVGDTHMGMGSRKSSYGGAGGLPGGPPPAIPAAGQGHSREGSQGGSTFDDILKGMDTGKKKKKGLFF, encoded by the exons ATGAGCGTCTTTGGTTTGCGGCTTCCCGAGTTTCACTTTGAAAAAGAAAGCCAGGACAAGAGCGAGGGAGAAACAGACGTAACTAgtcttggcagcagcacaaGCAGCGAGCTCTCTGCAAAGACCGAGAGGCCTGCTACGCCACGTTCCGAGACGAATAGCGGCAGCTCTGTTACCGGGCATTGCT ATTCGCACCGTCGTTTCCCTTCTCAGCCCCAGAACAGGCCGATCCATCGAAAACCGGTTCCGAGCAAGTCTTATACCCCCTGTACCCCGCCAAACAATACCAACGCagctccaaccaccaccaccactaccaccaccaccagcaaaaaCTACACCAACTCGACCGGCCCCTTTGAGCCGCCTAATGAACCGGTCAGTAACGTGAAGAGTAACGACTCACCTCTTCAGCCTGTAACCAATTTCGcgccttcctcaccaccacgcCCACACCACAACGTCTTGGGCTCTCCCTTCCAGCCCAAAAAAGCTCCCACCATGCCCGtctccaaaccccctccgCAGCAGGCCATACCGGCCATCCATCCACGCCTAGCTTCACCTCCCCGCGGCGTACCGGATGTCATGACGACGGCAGCTACCCCGGCGGCCACCACAGAACCCAGAAAGCTACAGAGAAACAGAAGCCCCTCCCCCGAAGGCCCTCCtccatcggcggcggccaaCAAGCTCCATGCAAACCGTCTTCACCCTCGTCACCAATCCCCAGGTGCGGCGCCTAGAGGTCGCAGTGTCTCGGCCCAGCCACCcacaggaggaggaccaaGGGGACTCTCTGTCGATGCTTCCAGGGCAGTGTCCAACCCACTCGAGTTCCGTGCGGACTCGCAGCCACGGTCCAGCGAAGCAGGAGGGAACCTCAGTCCCACCACTGCGGCCGGCGGTGCTGCCCCTCCAGAAACCAAGAAGAAAGTACGGAAGAGCTGGCTGCCTGGGGCAAGGTCGAGGTCCAACTCGAACGACTTGGGGAAGCCAAAGGGCACAGGAGCGTGGATCATGTCGCCGGATAACCAGGTGGATTACAATGTCGCTCCCTTGTTTACCGGGGATAAG GTCCCCGAGCTATGGAACGAACAGGGGAATGTGCTGGTGTACCTGCACCCAAAGGAAAGAGGGCTCGGGCCTTCGTTTAGGGTGCATGATTATGCGTTCAGTTCGTCGTTGATACTGAACGAGCTGTTGGTgcaggagatgatggcctcggcggcgatgAGCTCCGactttttgggggtggatgacGCCGAACGGCGCCAACAACGGCCGGGGCTGCAGTCGCGGAATTcgggagggggcggtggtcttgttgctgatgggCACTTGTATCTGCCTCTTGGGAACAACGAGGTGGACTGCCTCGTGGCGGCGAGAAACCTGTTTGCGTTTTTGACGAACCAGCCTTTGGTCGGGACGCCTCAGCAGCCGACGCTGTTTCAAGCGCTCATTCAGATTTCGGAGCAGTTGAGGCAGTTCCAGTTTACGAATTATGACGGGACTTCGTACGGCGAGTCGGTGGACGGGTCGTTTGATATGCTTCTTGATCAGTTTCACATCGCCGATGTTAGACACAGCCGAGAGAAGACGATtgagggtttggtgttgggggagcaCATGAAGTCTTGGAACTTGTACAACGAAGCGTTTTCTCATGCGGTGGGGAAGTATGAGAGCTTGCTTGAGCTTAAACTCCCGCTCTACAACAGCATCTCGACCGTCACGAGGGAAAGGCTGGAGCGCGCTCATCTGAGTCTTGCCAACCGCCAGGCCAACGTCCAAGGCCGCCTCGAAAACTTTGAGTATCCCTCTCTCTTCGCCGGCACCGCCagctccacctccaacccagaCTACCGCATCGTCCGCTTCAAAGAATGGCGCGCCGCGTTTTCCAGGATGAGGACGTTTGTCCTGGGGTACTACAAGGACTTGTTCGGGTCCTGGCCACCAAAGGCGCGCTCGAAAAAGAACCACTTTACCCAGTCTGGTCTCAACCGCCAGTGTCTAAAGATGCTGTATTCCGACCTCTGCGCGCTGTATGACCTCTTGGTGGACAGACAGTCGATCACGCCCCGGGTGATCGACCAGGACTACTACGGCGCCGACTCGAAGAACgcagagggaaaagaagacaagaacaagcccaGCATGGAGCTCATCCCGGCGTGCGTCTCCGCCCTGAGGCAGATGCTCTCCGAGTTTGAAAAGTCTTCCCCGCCGGTGCTGCCGCCCATCCCGTTTGACATACCCAAGATCCCGACCATGACGGCCATCTACGAGACGTACGACAACCTGcccgacaagaagaaggccaagttTGACAAGGGTTTACAGGCGCACGAGCTGCAGCTGATCATGATCAAGTCGAGGAACATGGACACGGACGCGCTGGGCATGCCTTTTTTGCAGGCGTACAAGGAGTTTGAGctgaaggaggccaaggGGGTGCACCCGCACGACTTGATTGATCACCGGATTGGGCACTGGTTGTTTTTGTATGTCACGCTGCAGAGCCTGCcgatgctggtggtggacgCGCCCGGGTTGCATTAcacggagggggtggagtaCTTTTTGTGCGAGGCGCCGCAGGGGAACCCGCCGTGGAGGGCCGAGGacgtgggggaggtgaggaagatgtGGTATCAGACTGCCGATCAGAAGACTGTGGAGCTGAGCGCGGATGTGGTGCTCTTTagtgtggagggggtttaCATGAGGAGTCATTGTTGGCTGGCGgggaaggagtgggaggcgCAGAAcaaggaggggtgggttaATGGGAATGGGTTGGCGGTGCCGGGGCCAACGGCGGGACAGATTGGGGTTGCgcttgggggggaggggggagggctggGGACAGATGATatgatggtggcggggggGTTGCCTTTTGCTAGCCCGTTGCATCCTCCCAGGGCTGTGTTTGCGGATATGGATCCGTTTAAtgctggggtgggggggggacaTTCGAGAAGGGATTCGGATGGGAGTGTTGCTGCGCCGGGGTCATCGCAGGTGAGGGCACGGAGTGGGAGTCCGGCGCATCGGGCTAGGCATGCTTATCGGGCGAGTATTGCCATGGGGCTGGAGCCGTTGCCGCATGTGGGGAGTGACGCGCCGCCTCTGCCCGGGGACAGGACGTCTCGGGTGCCGAGTGCGGGGTCTGGGTCGAGCAGCCCTGGGTTTACCGGTGGGATATACGGGCCGGGCGGGCTGAGGGCGAGCAGGTCGGCGGTGAACTTGACCGGCCAGCAGGGGCAGCAGTGGCATGTGGGGGATACGCATATGGGAATGGGATCTAGGAAGTCGAGTtatggtggtgctgggggttTGCCCGGGGGGCCACCACCTGCTATTCCTGCCGCAGGGCAAGGACACTCGAGGGAAGGGTCTCAGGGTGGGAGCACGTTTGATGATATCTTGAAGGGAATGGACAcgggaaagaagaagaagaaggggttgtttttCTGA
- a CDS encoding hypothetical protein (EggNog:ENOG503PG0Q), whose amino-acid sequence MSSLMLDRSRIRGAGGFPWGEPAAAPRSQGLDRDSASTSSQSDDFSDLFDWTAYERHGTSDVTTQSQHSAEGAKGVPAFPRSPQSSPQSPGPASDLDGDLPMPDVESDPHVLVWPVLGPEPTREMSPIELRPPHLGQPDMAASRAVQNERPQSKRPRVLESPEQTKEVRDAGACYHCRMNKSKCSPTSACEPCLKHPKPELACVRQLLSSMVASQSARWNLSEPPRREPMNEGGSFVIFVSFSDKTNSRCLPLTVAPFIHPDQGTRFGISSSSQPLQENALLAWAQDDMQMDDRIDDFESLLNHFHIHHVRGEGLKRAMDRATAGKSIKAVESQKKLLSNLLELKLMWKIWSCKDFFGRRQEAGAGRPLGLQFSSVQSWLRFTAASAISRLEKNILEVFDEYLKKDAAGLTTATKPILELSRWVALWQMILVYRRSLRLLQEHNEAEPYVPGVETNEKRRRFRTTTADLFRSVVVIYWELFHKPKTIQNIQNPEARLFGDDALHRGFQSVVAAVPTFYQQVANLSLPADEFFRAHLVDRDLKKPKTKRR is encoded by the exons ATGTCATCCCTCATGCTTGACCGCTCCAGAATTCGCGGTGCAGGTGGGTTCCCATGGGGGgaacctgctgctgcacccCGCAGCCAGGGACTTGACCGGGACTCTGCAAGTACCTCTTCCCAAAGTGACGACTTTTCCGACCTCTTTGACTGGACGGCATATGAAAGGCATGGCACATCTGATGTGACCACACAATCCCAACACTCGGCCGAAGGCGCCAAGGGTGTTCCCGCATTCCCCAGGTCACCCCAGTCGTCACCCCAGTCACCCGGTCCTGCTTCCGATCTTGATGGGGATCTTCCCATGCCAGACGTTGAATCAGACCCCCACGTTCTCGTCTGGCCCGTCCTAGGACCGGAACCAACACGCGAGATGTCGCCCATCGAGCTCCGTCCCCCTCACCTCGGCCAACCAGACATGGCTGCCTCCAGAGCTGTCCAAAACGAGCGGCCCCAGAGCAAGAGGCCTCGAGTTCTGGAGTCCCCAGAGCAAACCAAGGAGGTACGCGATGCCGGGGCGTGCTACCACTGTAGGATGAACAAGAGCAAG TGCTCTCCTACTTCTGCCTGCGAACCCTGCTTGAAACATCCCAAGCCCGAGCTGGCCTGTGTTCGACAGCTTCTGTCGAGCATGGTCGCCAGCCAAAGTG CACGCTGGAACTTGAGCGAGCCTCCGAGGCGTGAACCTATGAATGAAGGCGGGTCCTTCGTCATTTTTGTCTCTTTCTCAGACAAAACCAACAGTCGTTGCTTGCCCTTGACGGTGGCTCCCTTCATTCACCCTGACCAGGGCACTCGGTTTGGTATCTCATCGTCATCGCAACCGCTGCAAGAGAATGCCCTTCTGGCGTGGGCACAGGATGATATGCAGATGGATGACAGAATCGATGACTTTGAGTCGCTCCTCAACCActtccacatccaccatGTCCGCGGCGAAGGTTTGAAGAGGGCCATGGACCGCGCAACTGCGGGCAAGTCGATCAAGGCTGTGGAAAGCCAGAAGAAGCTCCTGTCTAATTTGTTAGAGTTGAAGCTGATGTGGAAGATCTGGAGTTGCAAAGACTTCTTTGGCCGGCGGCAAGAAGCCGGTGCTGGCCGCCCCCTTGGGTTGCAGTTCTCTTCCGTTCAGAGCTGGCTTCGCTTCACCGCGGCCTCGGCAATTTCGAGGCTCGAAAAGAACATTCTGGAGGTCTTTGATGAATACCTCAAGAAAGATGCTGCTGGCTTGACAACCGCGACCAAGCCGATTCTCGAGCTTTCGAGATGGGTGGCGCTCTGGCAAATGATCTTGGTCTACCGCCGGTCGCTCAGGCTGCTCCAGGAGCACAATGAAGCGGAACCATATGTGCCAGGAG TTGAGACCAATGAGAAGCGACGGAGGTTTCGAACGACAACCGCGGACTTGTTTCGTAGCGTTGTTGTGATTTACTGGGAGCTGTTCCACAAGCCAAAGACAATCCAGAATATCCAGAACCCCGAGGCGAGACTTTTCGGAGATGATGCTCTCCATAGAGGGTTCCAGAGCGTGGTGGCTGCTGTGCCAACATTCT ACCAGCAAGTGGCAAATCTGAGTTTGCCGGCAGACGAGTTCTTCCGGGCACATCTTGTCGACAGAGAcctcaagaagcccaagacgaAGCGCCGCTAG